In a single window of the Rhodamnia argentea isolate NSW1041297 chromosome 2, ASM2092103v1, whole genome shotgun sequence genome:
- the LOC115731507 gene encoding probable LRR receptor-like serine/threonine-protein kinase At3g47570 isoform X3 has protein sequence MGRLRLSCAQLRYSGLLFVTLLVSGGFSVVVSPVNDTDRLALLAFKAELTGDPFGSLNQWNDTTDFCLWYGVTCSRRHHRVTVLDLASRGLSGPISPHISNLSFLREMWLENNSFSLEIPPQIGRLRRLLVLDLSYNSLTGEIPTNLSGCSKLLDLNLDNNQLTGGIPVEMGTLSNLQSFSFLTNQLTGIIPSSIGNLSSLKEIYGTLNRLSGVIPESLGRLAKLERLVLGGNRLSDLRMLQLAVNELSGKVPSLANLRNLRNVTLFTNYLGSGGSVAGDLDFLCSLTNATNLMILQINENRFGGTLPACIGNLSATFEALIVSQNRISGEIPGEIGNLVNLQVLQMDDNFLSGPIPSDLGNLSNLGVLTLSGNNLSGVIPSSLQNLQSLLYLYLYTNNFEGLIPSYLNKCRSLTHLDLSSNNLSGSVVFAVIGSLLYLNLSRNRLSGALPMEIGNLKHLDRLDVSGNILEGELPSSLGNCDGLRILRMQDNLFHGSIPQSISSLRSIEELDLSNNSFYGEIPKFLEAFQYLEKLNLSYNRLEGPLPGGGVFRNVGATFVSRNEKLRGGMPEFGLPKCVVRNSKSKGRVHKLKLTIALIFGLIGITLIGTFLYLCWSKQKRNEPNLTPSDDLLLNLSYGTLLKATDGFSSANPIGAGSFGSVYKGLLQENGTIIAVKVLNLMRHGALKSFKAECEALKRIKHRNLLKVLTACSGIDYKGDEFKALVYEFMVNGSLEEWLHPNPTSNDADGHSKKLSLIQRINISIDVASALDYLHNQCESPIIHCDLKPSNVLLDADMVGHVGDFGLAKIVLESTFDTRANMSSAGLRGTGWLCRPEYANGSQASREGDVYSYGILLLEMFTGLCPTSDMFGDNLNLHHYVAEALPQRAMEITNPVLLHEGGESHNSSQDSLHERSQSFQECLGTIYRVGLACSMEEPSRRMSIDEVATQLHLIKRKLFPASLLG, from the exons ATGGGACGCTTGCGTCTCAGTTGCGCACAACTCCGTTATTCTGGTCTTCTTTTCGTTACCCTTCTCGTGTCGGGGGGCTTCAGTGTAGTTGTTTCGCCTGTCAACGACACAGACAGGCTTGCATTGCTTGCTTTCAAGGCTGAACTAACAGGTGACCCTTTCGGGTCGCTAAACCAGTGGAACGACACCACCGACTTCTGCCTATGGTATGGGGTTACATGCAGTCGCCGACACCACAGGGTCACGGTACTGGACCTTGCTTCCCGGGGACTCTCGGGACCCATCTCACCTCACATTAGCAACCTCAGCTTCTTGAGAGAGATGTGGCTCGAAAACAATAGCTTCAGCCTCGAAATCCCTCCTCAAATTGGCCGTCTACGTCGGCTTCTAGTCTTGGATTTATCGTATAATTCACTGACGGGTGAGATTCCCACGAATTTATCAGGTTGCTCGAAGCTTTTAGATCTCAACCTCGACAACAACCAGTTGACTGGCGGAATTCCAGTGGAGATGGGCACCTTGTCAAATCTTCAATCTTTCAGCTTTCTTACGAACCAATTAACTGGCATCATCCCTTCATCCATAGGCAACTTATCATCTCTAAAGGAGATTTACGGTACCCTAAACCGTTTGAGTGGGGTCATTCCCGAGTCTCTAGGTCGACTGGCCAAGCTAGAGAGGCTCGTCTTGGGAGGCAACAGGCTTTCAG ATCTAAGAATGCTCCAGCTTGCAGTCAATGAGCTCTCCGGGAAAGTCCCTTCGTTGGCGAATCTCCGGAACCTTCGGAATGTTACCTTATTTACTAATTATCTCGGGAGTGGAGGGTCCGTTGCAGGTGATCTGGACTTCCTTTGCTCACTAACGAATGCCACCAACTTGATGATATTGCAGATAAATGAAAACAGATTTGGGGGAACGCTTCCTGCATGCATCGGCAATCTCTCCGCAACTTTTGAGGCTCTAATAGTATCACAGAATCGCATATCGGGTGAGATCCCAGGAGAGATCGGTAATCTTGTGAACTTGCAGGTTTTACAAATGGATGACAACTTTCTCTCGGGTCCGATCCCGTCAGATTTAGGAAACCTTTCGAATCTTGGAGTATTGACCTTGTCAGGCAACAATCTGTCTGGCGTAATCCCTTCCTCTTTGCAAAATCTCCAGAGTTTGCTCTATTTATATCTTTACACAAATAACTTTGAAGGGCTGATTCCATCTTACCTAAATAAGTGTAGGAGTTTGACACACCTGGATCTTTCTAGTAATAATCTTAGCGGTTCAGTTGTATTCGCCGTGATTGGGAGCCTCCTCTATTTGAATTTGTCTCGAAACCGTCTGAGCGGGGCCCTTCCGATGGAAATCGGCAACTTGAAACATCTGGACCGATTGGATGTCTCGGGAAATATTCTGGAAGGTGAACTCCCGAGCAGTCTAGGCAACTGTGATGGATTGAGAATACTAAGAATGCAAGATAATCTCTTCCATGGGTCCATTCCTCAATCAATTAGCTCCTTAAGAAGCATTGAGGAATTGGATCTTTCCAACAATAGTTTCTATGGTGAAATTCCAAAGTTCTTAGAGGCATTTCAGTATTTGGAAAAGCTGAATTTATCTTACAATCGTTTGGAAGGCCCGCTACCAGGTGGTGGAGTTTTTAGGAATGTCGGTGCGACTTTTGTCTCCAGAAATGAAAAGCTACGTGGAGGAATGCCCGAATTTGGGCTCCCTAAGTGCGTCGTTCGAAACTCCAAAAGCAAAGGGCGAGTCCATAAGTTGAAACTTACCATTGCCCTTATTTTTGGTCTTATTGGAATAACTCTCATTGGCACTTTCTTATATCTATGTTGGTCGAAACAGAAAAGAAACGAGCCGAATTTGACCCCATCAGATGATTTATTATTGAATCTGTCTTATGGAACTCTCCTAAAAGCGACCGATGGCTTTTCTTCGGCCAATCCGATTGGGGCCGGAAGTTTTGGGTCTGTGTACAAGGGGCTGCTCCAGGAGAATGGAACCATCATTGCGGTGAAGGTGCTTAACTTAATGCGGCACGGCGCTCTCAAGAGCTTCAAAGCTGAGTGCGAGGCTTTAAAGCGTATAAAACACCgaaatcttttgaaagttttgacggCATGCTCGGGCATTGATTATAAGGGTGACGAGTTCAAGGCTTTAGTTTATGAGTTCATGGTCAATGGCAGCCTAGAAGAGTGGTTGCATCCTAACCCGACTTCAAATGATGCAGATGGGCACTCGAAGAAATTGAGTCTCATCCAAAGGATAAACATTTCCATTGATGTTGCTTCCGCATTAGATTATCTCCATAATCAATGTGAAAGCCCGATAATtcattgtgatctaaagccaagCAATGTCCTTCTAGATGCCGACATGGTTGGACATGTTGGTGACTTTGGGTTGGCGAAGATTGTACTCGAATCCACGTTTGACACAAGAGCAAATATGAGTTCTGCTGGTTTAAGAGGAACAGGTTGGTTATGTCGCCCCG AATATGCCAACGGAAGCCAAGCCTCAAGAGAAGGTGATGTCTACAGTTACGGTATTCTCTTACTAGAGATGTTCACGGGATTATGTCCTACTAGCGACATGTTCGGAGATAATTTGAATCTTCATCATTATGTTGCTGAGGCTCTACCCCAACGAGCTATGGAGATTACCAATCCCGTGCTGCTTCACGAAGGAGGAGAGAGCCACAACAGTTCCCAAGATTCACTTCACGAAAGAAGCCAGTCATTTCAGGAATGTTTGGGAACAATATATCGAGTTGGACTAGCTTGCTCTATGGAGGAGCCTAGTAGGCGCATGAGCATTGACGAAGTTGCAACCCAGCTGCACTTGATCAAGAGGAAACTTTTTCCAGCTTCTTTACTTGGATAG
- the LOC115731507 gene encoding probable LRR receptor-like serine/threonine-protein kinase At3g47570 isoform X1, whose product MGRLRLSCAQLRYSGLLFVTLLVSGGFSVVVSPVNDTDRLALLAFKAELTGDPFGSLNQWNDTTDFCLWYGVTCSRRHHRVTVLDLASRGLSGPISPHISNLSFLREMWLENNSFSLEIPPQIGRLRRLLVLDLSYNSLTGEIPTNLSGCSKLLDLNLDNNQLTGGIPVEMGTLSNLQSFSFLTNQLTGIIPSSIGNLSSLKEIYGTLNRLSGVIPESLGRLAKLERLVLGGNRLSGTIPPLIFNMSSLTAFDVGNNQISGNLPKDIGFTLPNLQWFSIWTNQFAGSIPLSISNATDLRMLQLAVNELSGKVPSLANLRNLRNVTLFTNYLGSGGSVAGDLDFLCSLTNATNLMILQINENRFGGTLPACIGNLSATFEALIVSQNRISGEIPGEIGNLVNLQVLQMDDNFLSGPIPSDLGNLSNLGVLTLSGNNLSGVIPSSLQNLQSLLYLYLYTNNFEGLIPSYLNKCRSLTHLDLSSNNLSGSVVFAVIGSLLYLNLSRNRLSGALPMEIGNLKHLDRLDVSGNILEGELPSSLGNCDGLRILRMQDNLFHGSIPQSISSLRSIEELDLSNNSFYGEIPKFLEAFQYLEKLNLSYNRLEGPLPGGGVFRNVGATFVSRNEKLRGGMPEFGLPKCVVRNSKSKGRVHKLKLTIALIFGLIGITLIGTFLYLCWSKQKRNEPNLTPSDDLLLNLSYGTLLKATDGFSSANPIGAGSFGSVYKGLLQENGTIIAVKVLNLMRHGALKSFKAECEALKRIKHRNLLKVLTACSGIDYKGDEFKALVYEFMVNGSLEEWLHPNPTSNDADGHSKKLSLIQRINISIDVASALDYLHNQCESPIIHCDLKPSNVLLDADMVGHVGDFGLAKIVLESTFDTRANMSSAGLRGTGWLCRPEYANGSQASREGDVYSYGILLLEMFTGLCPTSDMFGDNLNLHHYVAEALPQRAMEITNPVLLHEGGESHNSSQDSLHERSQSFQECLGTIYRVGLACSMEEPSRRMSIDEVATQLHLIKRKLFPASLLG is encoded by the exons ATGGGACGCTTGCGTCTCAGTTGCGCACAACTCCGTTATTCTGGTCTTCTTTTCGTTACCCTTCTCGTGTCGGGGGGCTTCAGTGTAGTTGTTTCGCCTGTCAACGACACAGACAGGCTTGCATTGCTTGCTTTCAAGGCTGAACTAACAGGTGACCCTTTCGGGTCGCTAAACCAGTGGAACGACACCACCGACTTCTGCCTATGGTATGGGGTTACATGCAGTCGCCGACACCACAGGGTCACGGTACTGGACCTTGCTTCCCGGGGACTCTCGGGACCCATCTCACCTCACATTAGCAACCTCAGCTTCTTGAGAGAGATGTGGCTCGAAAACAATAGCTTCAGCCTCGAAATCCCTCCTCAAATTGGCCGTCTACGTCGGCTTCTAGTCTTGGATTTATCGTATAATTCACTGACGGGTGAGATTCCCACGAATTTATCAGGTTGCTCGAAGCTTTTAGATCTCAACCTCGACAACAACCAGTTGACTGGCGGAATTCCAGTGGAGATGGGCACCTTGTCAAATCTTCAATCTTTCAGCTTTCTTACGAACCAATTAACTGGCATCATCCCTTCATCCATAGGCAACTTATCATCTCTAAAGGAGATTTACGGTACCCTAAACCGTTTGAGTGGGGTCATTCCCGAGTCTCTAGGTCGACTGGCCAAGCTAGAGAGGCTCGTCTTGGGAGGCAACAGGCTTTCAGGTACCATTCCGCCTTTGATCTTCAACATGTCCTCGCTGACTGCATTTGATGTAGGTAACAACCAGATCAGCGGCAATCTTCCTAAAGATATAGGATTCACTCTCCCGAACCTTCAATGGTTTAGCATTTGGACAAACCAGTTCGCCGGATCAATTCCTTTGTCCATATCCAATGCCACAGATCTAAGAATGCTCCAGCTTGCAGTCAATGAGCTCTCCGGGAAAGTCCCTTCGTTGGCGAATCTCCGGAACCTTCGGAATGTTACCTTATTTACTAATTATCTCGGGAGTGGAGGGTCCGTTGCAGGTGATCTGGACTTCCTTTGCTCACTAACGAATGCCACCAACTTGATGATATTGCAGATAAATGAAAACAGATTTGGGGGAACGCTTCCTGCATGCATCGGCAATCTCTCCGCAACTTTTGAGGCTCTAATAGTATCACAGAATCGCATATCGGGTGAGATCCCAGGAGAGATCGGTAATCTTGTGAACTTGCAGGTTTTACAAATGGATGACAACTTTCTCTCGGGTCCGATCCCGTCAGATTTAGGAAACCTTTCGAATCTTGGAGTATTGACCTTGTCAGGCAACAATCTGTCTGGCGTAATCCCTTCCTCTTTGCAAAATCTCCAGAGTTTGCTCTATTTATATCTTTACACAAATAACTTTGAAGGGCTGATTCCATCTTACCTAAATAAGTGTAGGAGTTTGACACACCTGGATCTTTCTAGTAATAATCTTAGCGGTTCAGTTGTATTCGCCGTGATTGGGAGCCTCCTCTATTTGAATTTGTCTCGAAACCGTCTGAGCGGGGCCCTTCCGATGGAAATCGGCAACTTGAAACATCTGGACCGATTGGATGTCTCGGGAAATATTCTGGAAGGTGAACTCCCGAGCAGTCTAGGCAACTGTGATGGATTGAGAATACTAAGAATGCAAGATAATCTCTTCCATGGGTCCATTCCTCAATCAATTAGCTCCTTAAGAAGCATTGAGGAATTGGATCTTTCCAACAATAGTTTCTATGGTGAAATTCCAAAGTTCTTAGAGGCATTTCAGTATTTGGAAAAGCTGAATTTATCTTACAATCGTTTGGAAGGCCCGCTACCAGGTGGTGGAGTTTTTAGGAATGTCGGTGCGACTTTTGTCTCCAGAAATGAAAAGCTACGTGGAGGAATGCCCGAATTTGGGCTCCCTAAGTGCGTCGTTCGAAACTCCAAAAGCAAAGGGCGAGTCCATAAGTTGAAACTTACCATTGCCCTTATTTTTGGTCTTATTGGAATAACTCTCATTGGCACTTTCTTATATCTATGTTGGTCGAAACAGAAAAGAAACGAGCCGAATTTGACCCCATCAGATGATTTATTATTGAATCTGTCTTATGGAACTCTCCTAAAAGCGACCGATGGCTTTTCTTCGGCCAATCCGATTGGGGCCGGAAGTTTTGGGTCTGTGTACAAGGGGCTGCTCCAGGAGAATGGAACCATCATTGCGGTGAAGGTGCTTAACTTAATGCGGCACGGCGCTCTCAAGAGCTTCAAAGCTGAGTGCGAGGCTTTAAAGCGTATAAAACACCgaaatcttttgaaagttttgacggCATGCTCGGGCATTGATTATAAGGGTGACGAGTTCAAGGCTTTAGTTTATGAGTTCATGGTCAATGGCAGCCTAGAAGAGTGGTTGCATCCTAACCCGACTTCAAATGATGCAGATGGGCACTCGAAGAAATTGAGTCTCATCCAAAGGATAAACATTTCCATTGATGTTGCTTCCGCATTAGATTATCTCCATAATCAATGTGAAAGCCCGATAATtcattgtgatctaaagccaagCAATGTCCTTCTAGATGCCGACATGGTTGGACATGTTGGTGACTTTGGGTTGGCGAAGATTGTACTCGAATCCACGTTTGACACAAGAGCAAATATGAGTTCTGCTGGTTTAAGAGGAACAGGTTGGTTATGTCGCCCCG AATATGCCAACGGAAGCCAAGCCTCAAGAGAAGGTGATGTCTACAGTTACGGTATTCTCTTACTAGAGATGTTCACGGGATTATGTCCTACTAGCGACATGTTCGGAGATAATTTGAATCTTCATCATTATGTTGCTGAGGCTCTACCCCAACGAGCTATGGAGATTACCAATCCCGTGCTGCTTCACGAAGGAGGAGAGAGCCACAACAGTTCCCAAGATTCACTTCACGAAAGAAGCCAGTCATTTCAGGAATGTTTGGGAACAATATATCGAGTTGGACTAGCTTGCTCTATGGAGGAGCCTAGTAGGCGCATGAGCATTGACGAAGTTGCAACCCAGCTGCACTTGATCAAGAGGAAACTTTTTCCAGCTTCTTTACTTGGATAG
- the LOC115731507 gene encoding probable LRR receptor-like serine/threonine-protein kinase At3g47570 isoform X2: MGRLRLSCAQLRYSGLLFVTLLVSGGFSVVVSPVNDTDRLALLAFKAELTGDPFGSLNQWNDTTDFCLWYGVTCSRRHHRVTVLDLASRGLSGPISPHISNLSFLREMWLENNSFSLEIPPQIGRLRRLLVLDLSYNSLTGEIPTNLSGCSKLLDLNLDNNQLTGGIPVEMGTLSNLQSFSFLTNQLTGIIPSSIGNLSSLKEIYGTLNRLSGVIPESLGRLAKLERLVLGGNRLSGTIPPLIFNMSSLTAFDVDLRMLQLAVNELSGKVPSLANLRNLRNVTLFTNYLGSGGSVAGDLDFLCSLTNATNLMILQINENRFGGTLPACIGNLSATFEALIVSQNRISGEIPGEIGNLVNLQVLQMDDNFLSGPIPSDLGNLSNLGVLTLSGNNLSGVIPSSLQNLQSLLYLYLYTNNFEGLIPSYLNKCRSLTHLDLSSNNLSGSVVFAVIGSLLYLNLSRNRLSGALPMEIGNLKHLDRLDVSGNILEGELPSSLGNCDGLRILRMQDNLFHGSIPQSISSLRSIEELDLSNNSFYGEIPKFLEAFQYLEKLNLSYNRLEGPLPGGGVFRNVGATFVSRNEKLRGGMPEFGLPKCVVRNSKSKGRVHKLKLTIALIFGLIGITLIGTFLYLCWSKQKRNEPNLTPSDDLLLNLSYGTLLKATDGFSSANPIGAGSFGSVYKGLLQENGTIIAVKVLNLMRHGALKSFKAECEALKRIKHRNLLKVLTACSGIDYKGDEFKALVYEFMVNGSLEEWLHPNPTSNDADGHSKKLSLIQRINISIDVASALDYLHNQCESPIIHCDLKPSNVLLDADMVGHVGDFGLAKIVLESTFDTRANMSSAGLRGTGWLCRPEYANGSQASREGDVYSYGILLLEMFTGLCPTSDMFGDNLNLHHYVAEALPQRAMEITNPVLLHEGGESHNSSQDSLHERSQSFQECLGTIYRVGLACSMEEPSRRMSIDEVATQLHLIKRKLFPASLLG, encoded by the exons ATGGGACGCTTGCGTCTCAGTTGCGCACAACTCCGTTATTCTGGTCTTCTTTTCGTTACCCTTCTCGTGTCGGGGGGCTTCAGTGTAGTTGTTTCGCCTGTCAACGACACAGACAGGCTTGCATTGCTTGCTTTCAAGGCTGAACTAACAGGTGACCCTTTCGGGTCGCTAAACCAGTGGAACGACACCACCGACTTCTGCCTATGGTATGGGGTTACATGCAGTCGCCGACACCACAGGGTCACGGTACTGGACCTTGCTTCCCGGGGACTCTCGGGACCCATCTCACCTCACATTAGCAACCTCAGCTTCTTGAGAGAGATGTGGCTCGAAAACAATAGCTTCAGCCTCGAAATCCCTCCTCAAATTGGCCGTCTACGTCGGCTTCTAGTCTTGGATTTATCGTATAATTCACTGACGGGTGAGATTCCCACGAATTTATCAGGTTGCTCGAAGCTTTTAGATCTCAACCTCGACAACAACCAGTTGACTGGCGGAATTCCAGTGGAGATGGGCACCTTGTCAAATCTTCAATCTTTCAGCTTTCTTACGAACCAATTAACTGGCATCATCCCTTCATCCATAGGCAACTTATCATCTCTAAAGGAGATTTACGGTACCCTAAACCGTTTGAGTGGGGTCATTCCCGAGTCTCTAGGTCGACTGGCCAAGCTAGAGAGGCTCGTCTTGGGAGGCAACAGGCTTTCAGGTACCATTCCGCCTTTGATCTTCAACATGTCCTCGCTGACTGCATTTGATGTAG ATCTAAGAATGCTCCAGCTTGCAGTCAATGAGCTCTCCGGGAAAGTCCCTTCGTTGGCGAATCTCCGGAACCTTCGGAATGTTACCTTATTTACTAATTATCTCGGGAGTGGAGGGTCCGTTGCAGGTGATCTGGACTTCCTTTGCTCACTAACGAATGCCACCAACTTGATGATATTGCAGATAAATGAAAACAGATTTGGGGGAACGCTTCCTGCATGCATCGGCAATCTCTCCGCAACTTTTGAGGCTCTAATAGTATCACAGAATCGCATATCGGGTGAGATCCCAGGAGAGATCGGTAATCTTGTGAACTTGCAGGTTTTACAAATGGATGACAACTTTCTCTCGGGTCCGATCCCGTCAGATTTAGGAAACCTTTCGAATCTTGGAGTATTGACCTTGTCAGGCAACAATCTGTCTGGCGTAATCCCTTCCTCTTTGCAAAATCTCCAGAGTTTGCTCTATTTATATCTTTACACAAATAACTTTGAAGGGCTGATTCCATCTTACCTAAATAAGTGTAGGAGTTTGACACACCTGGATCTTTCTAGTAATAATCTTAGCGGTTCAGTTGTATTCGCCGTGATTGGGAGCCTCCTCTATTTGAATTTGTCTCGAAACCGTCTGAGCGGGGCCCTTCCGATGGAAATCGGCAACTTGAAACATCTGGACCGATTGGATGTCTCGGGAAATATTCTGGAAGGTGAACTCCCGAGCAGTCTAGGCAACTGTGATGGATTGAGAATACTAAGAATGCAAGATAATCTCTTCCATGGGTCCATTCCTCAATCAATTAGCTCCTTAAGAAGCATTGAGGAATTGGATCTTTCCAACAATAGTTTCTATGGTGAAATTCCAAAGTTCTTAGAGGCATTTCAGTATTTGGAAAAGCTGAATTTATCTTACAATCGTTTGGAAGGCCCGCTACCAGGTGGTGGAGTTTTTAGGAATGTCGGTGCGACTTTTGTCTCCAGAAATGAAAAGCTACGTGGAGGAATGCCCGAATTTGGGCTCCCTAAGTGCGTCGTTCGAAACTCCAAAAGCAAAGGGCGAGTCCATAAGTTGAAACTTACCATTGCCCTTATTTTTGGTCTTATTGGAATAACTCTCATTGGCACTTTCTTATATCTATGTTGGTCGAAACAGAAAAGAAACGAGCCGAATTTGACCCCATCAGATGATTTATTATTGAATCTGTCTTATGGAACTCTCCTAAAAGCGACCGATGGCTTTTCTTCGGCCAATCCGATTGGGGCCGGAAGTTTTGGGTCTGTGTACAAGGGGCTGCTCCAGGAGAATGGAACCATCATTGCGGTGAAGGTGCTTAACTTAATGCGGCACGGCGCTCTCAAGAGCTTCAAAGCTGAGTGCGAGGCTTTAAAGCGTATAAAACACCgaaatcttttgaaagttttgacggCATGCTCGGGCATTGATTATAAGGGTGACGAGTTCAAGGCTTTAGTTTATGAGTTCATGGTCAATGGCAGCCTAGAAGAGTGGTTGCATCCTAACCCGACTTCAAATGATGCAGATGGGCACTCGAAGAAATTGAGTCTCATCCAAAGGATAAACATTTCCATTGATGTTGCTTCCGCATTAGATTATCTCCATAATCAATGTGAAAGCCCGATAATtcattgtgatctaaagccaagCAATGTCCTTCTAGATGCCGACATGGTTGGACATGTTGGTGACTTTGGGTTGGCGAAGATTGTACTCGAATCCACGTTTGACACAAGAGCAAATATGAGTTCTGCTGGTTTAAGAGGAACAGGTTGGTTATGTCGCCCCG AATATGCCAACGGAAGCCAAGCCTCAAGAGAAGGTGATGTCTACAGTTACGGTATTCTCTTACTAGAGATGTTCACGGGATTATGTCCTACTAGCGACATGTTCGGAGATAATTTGAATCTTCATCATTATGTTGCTGAGGCTCTACCCCAACGAGCTATGGAGATTACCAATCCCGTGCTGCTTCACGAAGGAGGAGAGAGCCACAACAGTTCCCAAGATTCACTTCACGAAAGAAGCCAGTCATTTCAGGAATGTTTGGGAACAATATATCGAGTTGGACTAGCTTGCTCTATGGAGGAGCCTAGTAGGCGCATGAGCATTGACGAAGTTGCAACCCAGCTGCACTTGATCAAGAGGAAACTTTTTCCAGCTTCTTTACTTGGATAG